The following are encoded in a window of Candidatus Neomarinimicrobiota bacterium genomic DNA:
- a CDS encoding T9SS type A sorting domain-containing protein: MKKKRSVGISVLILLGILGSLHSQDFDFQVNGVESIYTIPADTLVRNIHLSQHLSNQYPFLHGLDTLIFTFQQQIEDTVEYKFGPFMYSDGSQIYPTVNFLFEATSFSSLDSMITGVVMMDSQLVEGIRYVDLPGDSLSGFQVVLSGEDPTGGMAYIQIPYLTETCSDWRNFQPLQVGNIWNWDFGSPDLSATRLEIIDVHEDAGQKEYTVARERVSGWPYTLLPPDTFAVLTYDNDPYKIYWDGGDYNHLICEFRPLPTEWQQYGIVAVVPAADGALLYESSSMGGTDIWTWGIGRTSGGWDGGGSLDLWGYRLGDSLWGDIDHLVSVREVKILPETRAISAYPNPFNPSTSIEYDLPEFSEVSLIIYDISGREVNQLVSISQSPGSYKVRWNGMDHSGREVAGGMYFARLRAGDNSSVAKMVYLR, from the coding sequence ATGAAAAAGAAAAGAAGTGTGGGGATCTCTGTATTGATCCTGTTGGGAATCCTGGGGAGTCTCCACTCTCAGGACTTCGATTTTCAGGTAAATGGTGTTGAATCCATCTATACCATTCCAGCCGACACCCTGGTGAGGAATATCCACCTATCCCAGCATCTTAGTAACCAGTACCCCTTTCTCCATGGTCTGGATACACTGATCTTTACCTTTCAACAGCAAATTGAAGATACGGTTGAATATAAATTTGGTCCCTTCATGTATTCGGATGGGTCGCAGATATATCCCACCGTTAACTTTCTGTTTGAGGCCACCAGCTTTTCCAGCCTGGATTCAATGATAACAGGAGTCGTCATGATGGACTCTCAATTGGTTGAGGGTATTCGTTACGTAGATCTTCCCGGGGACTCACTGTCCGGCTTTCAGGTCGTGCTATCTGGGGAAGACCCCACCGGGGGAATGGCCTATATCCAGATTCCATACCTCACTGAGACCTGTTCGGACTGGCGCAATTTTCAACCCCTGCAAGTGGGTAATATATGGAACTGGGATTTCGGCTCGCCCGATTTATCAGCCACCCGGCTTGAAATTATTGATGTACATGAGGATGCCGGCCAGAAGGAATATACAGTTGCTCGCGAGCGGGTCAGTGGGTGGCCATATACGCTACTCCCGCCAGATACCTTTGCTGTGCTTACCTATGACAATGACCCTTATAAAATCTATTGGGATGGTGGAGACTATAATCATCTGATCTGTGAATTCAGACCCCTTCCAACGGAGTGGCAGCAGTATGGCATAGTTGCCGTGGTACCCGCCGCAGATGGAGCCCTTTTATATGAGTCCTCCTCAATGGGCGGGACAGATATATGGACCTGGGGAATTGGTCGGACATCAGGTGGCTGGGATGGTGGGGGCAGTCTGGATTTGTGGGGTTATCGTCTGGGTGATAGCCTCTGGGGTGATATTGACCATCTGGTAAGTGTCCGTGAAGTAAAAATCCTGCCGGAGACCCGGGCCATTTCTGCTTATCCAAACCCCTTCAACCCAAGCACATCAATTGAATACGACCTTCCAGAATTCAGTGAGGTTTCACTGATTATCTACGATATATCTGGACGAGAAGTAAATCAACTGGTTTCGATTTCTCAGTCTCCAGGCAGCTACAAAGTGAGATGGAATGGAATGGATCATAGCGGTCGAGAAGTTGCTGGGGGGATGTATTTCGCAAGGCTTCGGGCTGGCGATAATTCAAGTGTTGCTAAGATGGTCTATTTGAGATGA
- a CDS encoding T9SS type A sorting domain-containing protein — MMKLKSKGMRERFLKTLFVNEPWNKSYFGLIGVAFILMLIPFNLQAQWPTSPDSSLEISQGIWINAISDGQGGAYIATSDYVGNARCSRVDHGGNVVWGPLDLDAQWGAYLSGHRFPMISLASDSSLIMSYSDVYYYWESEFEAKIRVQKISPEGDKLWGNGIILTPENASGSDNRSGVYSYSIADHEGGAYVIWGDSRDDIDRMWMQKISPDGQIVWDSLGVLFDIPGRDIRYLKVTSASQVLVISATNTIYAQLMDDNGVLLLDTAHDFNLGNIGRFQLDSSDNLFFMNYHDRVFKTNLSFEHLWSDAGIVISDTSDFTFHLLPDEDGGAIIQYRKEDVSDRNFSQWINADGSLKYGITGAFSLISDGSWSPATMADDSSFIVIHHAGFCSQAHFAQRLDFQGNALWEHPVRTTPSDIYSQQASYAVSDGEGGAIYVYEDNYRIFATQVGYTGTLGSITSIDEPRNLPKRHLLLSLYPNPFNPSTTMEYDLPDHSEVSLIIYDMSGGEVSRLVLKSQAPGSYKVSWNGEDHNGREVSGGMYFARLQAGDNSSVAKMVYLR; from the coding sequence ATGATGAAGCTCAAGTCAAAAGGAATGCGGGAGAGATTTTTAAAGACTCTATTTGTGAACGAACCGTGGAATAAGAGCTACTTTGGACTAATTGGGGTTGCTTTCATACTCATGTTGATTCCCTTCAACCTTCAAGCACAATGGCCAACCTCTCCAGACTCATCTCTCGAGATAAGTCAAGGAATCTGGATAAACGCGATCAGTGATGGTCAGGGAGGAGCCTACATCGCAACCAGTGATTATGTTGGCAATGCAAGATGCAGCAGAGTGGACCATGGCGGAAATGTTGTTTGGGGTCCCCTGGATTTGGATGCTCAATGGGGAGCATATCTCAGTGGACACCGCTTTCCAATGATTTCACTCGCTTCAGACAGCAGCTTAATTATGTCCTATTCAGATGTATACTACTACTGGGAATCTGAATTCGAAGCAAAAATAAGAGTCCAAAAGATTTCGCCAGAGGGAGATAAATTGTGGGGAAATGGTATCATTCTAACCCCCGAAAATGCCTCAGGATCAGACAATCGTAGCGGTGTTTACAGTTATTCCATTGCTGATCACGAAGGCGGTGCTTATGTCATTTGGGGCGATAGTCGAGATGATATCGATAGAATGTGGATGCAAAAGATTAGTCCCGATGGCCAGATAGTTTGGGACAGTCTAGGTGTTTTGTTTGACATACCCGGTCGAGACATTAGATATCTCAAGGTTACTTCAGCTTCTCAGGTGTTGGTTATCTCTGCAACAAACACGATTTATGCACAATTAATGGATGATAATGGGGTCTTGCTCTTAGATACGGCTCACGATTTCAATCTCGGGAATATTGGGCGATTCCAATTGGATTCGTCGGACAACTTGTTTTTCATGAATTATCATGATAGGGTGTTCAAGACCAATCTATCTTTCGAACATCTCTGGTCAGATGCCGGTATTGTCATTTCAGATACGTCAGATTTTACTTTTCATCTATTGCCCGATGAAGATGGAGGTGCAATCATCCAATACCGAAAGGAAGACGTATCAGATAGAAATTTTAGTCAATGGATTAATGCTGATGGAAGTTTGAAGTATGGGATTACCGGAGCCTTTTCACTAATCTCGGATGGGAGTTGGTCTCCTGCGACCATGGCAGATGATAGTTCGTTTATTGTCATCCATCATGCTGGATTTTGTTCTCAAGCTCATTTTGCACAACGTCTGGACTTCCAGGGGAATGCACTTTGGGAGCATCCAGTTCGCACTACACCCAGCGACATTTATAGCCAACAAGCATCATATGCCGTGTCAGATGGTGAAGGCGGAGCCATTTATGTATATGAAGATAATTATCGTATCTTTGCAACTCAGGTTGGATATACAGGAACTTTGGGGAGTATCACCAGTATTGACGAACCGCGAAATCTACCCAAAAGACACCTTTTACTATCATTATATCCCAACCCCTTTAATCCTTCAACAACCATGGAGTACGATCTACCTGATCATTCAGAAGTATCATTGATCATCTATGACATGTCTGGTGGAGAAGTAAGTCGATTGGTTTTAAAATCACAAGCTCCAGGTAGCTACAAGGTGAGTTGGAATGGAGAGGATCATAACGGTCGAGAAGTTTCTGGGGGGATGTATTTCGCAAGGCTTCAGGCTGGCGATAATTCAAGTGTAGCCAAGATGGTTTATTTGAGATGA
- a CDS encoding T9SS type A sorting domain-containing protein, translated as MKYIISHILLLSVSLAQLDVRVYTDKVEYYYNEPVEIYVSGHNTTNDTLFLNWGSSLQWNYAIDGDFQLAGLGITSNLTILPDSTYIWNIIHHWAIEPGYHEIVGLVDNYGISNDTTHISVSPLAIESETGKPQKTSLVQNYPNPFNSSTTIKYDIPEYAEVTLFIYDISGREVNRLVSISQPPGSYTVSWNGRDHSDREVAGGMYFARLQASDNSSVAKMVYLR; from the coding sequence ATGAAATATATAATCAGCCATATTCTTCTACTTTCCGTTAGCCTTGCTCAGCTGGACGTGCGTGTCTATACGGATAAAGTTGAATATTATTATAATGAGCCAGTTGAAATATATGTTTCTGGACACAATACGACAAACGACACGCTGTTTTTAAATTGGGGGTCATCCCTGCAGTGGAATTATGCAATTGATGGTGATTTTCAATTGGCTGGTTTAGGCATTACCTCAAATCTCACGATTCTTCCCGATTCAACATATATTTGGAATATTATACATCACTGGGCAATCGAACCAGGTTATCATGAAATAGTGGGATTGGTTGATAATTACGGGATTTCCAACGACACAACCCATATCTCAGTTAGTCCACTTGCCATTGAATCTGAAACTGGGAAGCCCCAAAAAACTTCCCTGGTCCAAAATTATCCAAATCCATTCAATTCCAGCACAACCATCAAATACGATATACCAGAATACGCAGAGGTTACACTGTTCATTTATGACATTTCCGGTCGAGAAGTAAATCGACTGGTTTCCATATCTCAACCTCCAGGTAGCTACACCGTGAGTTGGAATGGAAGGGATCATAGCGATCGAGAAGTTGCTGGGGGGATGTATTTCGCAAGGCTTCAGGCAAGCGATAATTCAAGTGTAGCGAAGATGGTCTATTTGCGATGA
- a CDS encoding DUF3795 domain-containing protein gives MNLSQPLDTNLIAPCGMNCEICMAHVREKNKCSGCLTAGTNKAKHCSTCVIRNCEKLSETESGYCFDCHDYPCTRLKNLDKRYRNNYHMSMLENLDNIKRMGLEKFMMRERSRWRCKHCGEQLCVHRPVCQNCGESWSGLC, from the coding sequence ATGAATTTATCACAACCCCTCGATACAAATCTAATCGCTCCCTGCGGCATGAACTGTGAAATATGTATGGCCCATGTCCGGGAAAAAAACAAATGCTCCGGTTGTTTAACAGCAGGGACAAATAAAGCCAAACACTGTTCCACGTGTGTCATCAGAAATTGCGAAAAGTTGAGTGAAACGGAGTCGGGATATTGTTTTGATTGTCATGACTATCCCTGTACGCGTTTGAAAAACCTGGATAAACGATATCGTAACAACTACCACATGAGTATGCTTGAAAATCTTGATAACATAAAACGAATGGGTCTTGAAAAGTTTATGATGCGGGAACGATCAAGATGGCGCTGTAAGCACTGCGGTGAACAGCTGTGTGTGCATCGACCTGTTTGCCAAAACTGCGGTGAAAGTTGGTCCGGGTTATGTTAA